In Modestobacter versicolor, a single genomic region encodes these proteins:
- a CDS encoding methylenetetrahydrofolate reductase C-terminal domain-containing protein yields the protein MTAALLPPRRDGCPKRMVFGPCGGVRDDGGCELAEHPCVFLAPPLPRWPARPATPPAPRPDGLLDRAQRGPVVLADLTVAPFDRASVRSVVGVLAPVSDALLVGEHQGRPDLPPTLMAQEVLAAGGRPWTTLACRDRNRLVLEQELGGLAAVGVDGVLCVTGDGRRPGARPEVSSVFDLDGTRLAALATAAGLSAAVAESPDAPPVPLRPARVAEKQRAGAQLCVLNHVAGPAQLATFTAAARAAGATLPFIASVAVYTDERSARVLQRFPGLHLDAAVVERVLTAPDTVVAGIAAAVAEARALLAVPGVVGVNLSGLASAHGEATAAAVKAEVATRIREEGR from the coding sequence GGGTCCGCGACGACGGGGGGTGCGAGCTCGCCGAGCACCCGTGCGTCTTCCTGGCGCCACCGCTGCCGCGCTGGCCGGCGCGGCCCGCCACCCCGCCCGCCCCGCGGCCGGACGGGCTGCTCGACCGCGCGCAGCGGGGGCCGGTGGTGCTCGCCGACCTGACCGTGGCCCCGTTCGACCGGGCCTCGGTGCGGTCGGTGGTGGGCGTGCTCGCCCCGGTCAGCGACGCCCTGCTGGTCGGCGAGCACCAGGGCCGACCGGACCTCCCGCCCACGCTGATGGCCCAGGAGGTGCTCGCCGCCGGCGGGCGGCCGTGGACGACGCTGGCCTGCCGCGACCGCAACCGGCTGGTGCTGGAGCAGGAGCTCGGCGGGCTGGCCGCCGTCGGTGTCGACGGCGTGCTCTGCGTGACCGGCGACGGGCGGCGGCCGGGAGCCCGGCCGGAGGTGTCCTCGGTGTTCGACCTCGACGGCACCCGGCTCGCGGCGCTGGCCACCGCGGCCGGGCTGTCCGCCGCGGTGGCCGAGTCGCCCGACGCGCCGCCGGTGCCGCTGCGCCCGGCGCGGGTCGCGGAGAAGCAGCGGGCGGGTGCCCAGCTCTGCGTGCTCAACCACGTCGCCGGCCCCGCCCAGCTGGCGACGTTCACCGCCGCCGCGAGGGCAGCCGGTGCGACGCTGCCGTTCATCGCGTCGGTCGCCGTCTACACCGACGAGCGCTCGGCCCGGGTGCTGCAGCGGTTCCCCGGCCTGCACCTGGACGCCGCCGTGGTCGAGCGCGTGCTCACCGCACCTGACACGGTGGTGGCCGGCATCGCCGCGGCGGTCGCGGAGGCCCGGGCGCTGCTCGCCGTCCCCGGGGTGGTGGGGGTCAACCTGTCCGGGCTCGCGTCGGCGCACGGCGAGGCGACGGCCGCGGCGGTCAAGGCCGAGGTGGCCACGAGGATCCGGGAAGAGGGCAGATGA